GCTCGCCGAACTGCTGGCCCGGGTGCGGGCCTTGCTCCGGCGCGGAGCCACGGAGCCCGCGGCGGCTCCCGCGACGCACGGCGTGCGGATCGACGTCGAGTCCCACCGGGCCTGGATGGGCGAGGAGGAGTTGCAGCTCACCGCCAAGGAGTTCGACCTGCTGCGCGTGCTGGTGCGGGACGCCGGCCGGGTGGTCACCCGCGACCAGTTGATGCGCGAGGTCTGGGACACCACGTGGTGGTCCTCCACGAAGACGCTCGACATGCACATCTCCTGGCTGCGCAAGAAGCTGGGGGACGACGCGGCGAACCCGAGGTACATCGCGACGGTCCGAGGCGTCGGCTTCCGCTTCGAGAAGAACTGACCGCCGGGGACCGCCGGCCGCCCCCGAGCCCGGTGCCCCGGGAACCCGTCTCCCCGGACCGGCCGCCCGGACCGGCCGCCCGGGACCAGCCGGCCCCGGGACCTGACCGCCCGGGACCAGCCGGCCCCGGGACCTGACCGCCGGGATCTGACCCCCGGGACACGGCGGTTCGGGACACAGGGCCTCGGGGCCGCACCGTCCCGGGCCGGCAAGGACCGCGGGGGTCCGGCCCCCGCCACGACCGCAAGACCCGCCCGGAGGGCACCGTGCGCCGCCGACTGATCAACTCCACCCTGGCCGTGGTGCTCGTGGTGATCGCCGTCTTCGGTGTGTCGCTCGTCATCGTCGAGACGCGGACCATCAGCAACAGTGCCCAGGAAAGCGTCGACTCCGAGGCGCTCCGGCTGGTGAGCGTCATCGAGGCCAAGGTCCTGGAGCACGAGCGGGTCGACGACGGGGTGCTGGCCGACCAGATCGGGCCGGACCGGTTCGCCAGGATCGAGATCCCCGGCGGCCCGCCGATCGAGGTGGGGCAGCGGCCCTCCGGCAGCGTGATCCGCGGCACCGCCACCGGAGACCAGGGGGAGCGGGTCACCGTCGAGGAGTCCCGGGCCACCGTGACCCGCGAGGTCGGCCGCTCCCTGATGATCATCGGTGCGGTGGCGCTGCTCGCGGTCGTCGCCGCCGTACTGCTCGCCGTGCGGCAGGCCAACCGGCTCGCCTCGCCGCTGACCGATCTCGCGGAGACCGCGGAGCGGCTGGGCTCCGGCGACCCGCGGCCGCGTCACAAGAGGTACGGCGTCCCCGAACTCGACCGCGTCGCCGACGTCCTGGACGCCAGCGCCGAGCGGATCGCCCGGATGCTGACCGCCGAGCGCCGACTCGCCGCGGACGCGTCCCACCAGCTCCGTACGCCTCTGACCGCCCTGTCCATGAGGCTGGAGGAGATCTCCGCCACCGACGACCCGGACACCGTCAAGGAGGAGGCGAACGTCGCGCTCACCCAGGTGGAACGGCTCACCGACGTGGTGGAGCGGCTGCTCACCAACGCCCGGGACCCGCGGACCGGGTCCGCGGTCGCCTTCGACCTCGACGAGGTCGTCAAACAGCAGATCGAGGAGTGGCGCCCGGCGTACCGCAGCGCGGGTCGCGCCATCGTCTGCTCGGGCAAGCAGGGGATGCGGGCCGTCGGCACACCGGGCGCGGTCGCCCAGGTCCTGGCCGCGCTGATCGAGAACTCGCTGATGCACGGGGGCGGCACGGTGGCCCTGCGTACCCGTGTCACCGGCAACCAGGCCGTCATCGAGGTGACGGACGAGGGCCCGGGCGTACCGGCCGACCTGGGGGCGCGGATCTTCGAGCGCACCATCAGCGGGCGGAACTCGACGGGTATCGGTCTCGCCGTGGCCCGGGACCTCGCGGAGGCGGACGGCGGACGGCTGGAGCTGCTGCAGCAGCAGCCCGCGGTGTTCGCCCTGTTCCTGAGCCGGGAGGCGCGGCCGCGCAGGGAGGAGCCGGAGCACACGGTGCGCTGAGGCGGTGCGGGACGCACCGGCACGGGACGCCGGGGATGGGCGCGGCGGGCCGGTTCAGCTGCCGACGCGGTCGGGCGCCTCCGTGCGCCGCTGCTCCAGGAACGACTCCGCGGTCTGCACGGCCTCCCGCGCCGGCAGGGCCCGGAAGACCCAGGTGCGGTACGACCAGAAGCGGAACAGCGTCGCGACCGCGATGCCGAAGAACTTGAAGAAGTTGCTCTGCAGCGGGCTGTCCCAGCCGAACCCGTAGGTCGCGACGTACAGCACACCGTTCTCGATCACCAGGCCGGCCGCGCTGAACAGCAGGAACAGGGTGAGTTCCTTGGTGCGGCCGCTCCTGTCCCGGTCCCGGTACGTGAAGTAGCGGAAGCCCACGTAGTTGAACAGGATCGCGATGACGGTGGCGAGGAGGCTTGCGCGCACCACCGGGATCTCGGTGGTCTGCCGCAGCAGGTTGAAGACCGCCATGTTGACCAGGAGGCCCAAGGCGCCGACCGCGCCGAACTTGGCGACCTCGCGCGCGAGCCGGTTCAGTCGCACACGCAGTGCGCCCCGTTCGCTCATGGTGTTCGCTGGTCCCGTCCGGTCGACTACGTCAACCAGACCACTCTAACCAGCACCTCCGCCGTGTGCGCGACGGACGGCCATGAACGGGGCGCACGCCTTCGAAGGGGCACACGTCTTCGTTGGATCGTACGAACCGGTGGGGCGGACAGGACCGTACGGAGCTCCGGATACCCTGGGAGGGTGACGTTCCCCGTAGTCGGCATGGTCGGCGGCGGACAGCTCGCCCGTATGACACACGAGGCAGGCATCCCCCTCGGCATCAGGTTCAAGCTCCTCAGTGACACCCCCCAGGACTCGGCGGCCCAGGTGGCCGGTGAGGTCGTCGTCGGCGACTACCGGGACCTGGACACGCTCCGCGCCTTCGCGCGCGGCTGCGACGTGATCACCTTCGACCACGAGCACGTGCCCACCGAGCACCTGCGGGTCCTGGAGGCGGAGGGCATCCCCGTCCGCCCGGGCCCGGACGCGCTCGTGCACGCGCAGGACAAGGGCGTGATGCGCGCACGGCTCGACGCGATCGGCGCGCCCAGCCCGCGCCACCGCATCGTCGCCGACCCGGCGGACGCGGCCGCCTTCGCGGCGGAGGCCGGGGGTTTCCCCGTGATCCTCAAGACGGTGCGCGGCGGCTACGACGGCAAGGGCGTGTGGATCGTCCGGAGCGAGGAGGACGCCGAGCCGCCGTTCCGCGCCGGCGTGCCCGTCCTCGCCGAGGAGAAGGTCGACTACCGCCGCGAGCTCGCCGCGAACGTCGTCCGCTCCCCGCACGGCCAGGCGGTCGCGTATCCGGTCGTGGAGTCGCGGCAGGTCGACGGCGTCTGCGACACGGTGATCTCCCCCGCGCCGGACCTGGACGGAGAACTGGCCGGGCAAGCCCAGCAGCTCGCGCTGCGCATCGCCCACGAGCTCGGCGTCGTCGGCCATCTGGCGGTCGAGCTCTTCGAGACCGCGGACGGCCGCGTCCTCGTCAACGAGCTGGCGATGCGCCCGCACAACTCCGGGCACTGGACCCAGGACGGCGCCATCACGTCGCAGTTCGCCAACCATGTGCGGGCCGTGCTCGACCTGCCGCTCGGCGACCCCCGCCCCCGGGCGACGTGGACGGTCATGGCTAACGTCCTCGGCGGCGACTACCCCGACATGTACCAGGGCTATCTGCACTGCATGGCCCGGGACCCGCAGCTGAAGATCCACATGTACGGCAAGGACGTGAAGCCCGGGCGCAAGGTCGGACAC
The genomic region above belongs to Streptomyces marianii and contains:
- a CDS encoding GtrA family protein → MSERGALRVRLNRLAREVAKFGAVGALGLLVNMAVFNLLRQTTEIPVVRASLLATVIAILFNYVGFRYFTYRDRDRSGRTKELTLFLLFSAAGLVIENGVLYVATYGFGWDSPLQSNFFKFFGIAVATLFRFWSYRTWVFRALPAREAVQTAESFLEQRRTEAPDRVGS
- a CDS encoding response regulator transcription factor — translated: MTRVLLAEDDASISEPLARALRREGYEVEVRQDGPTALQAGLQGGVDLVVLDLGLPGMDGLEVARRLRADGHSVPILVLTARADEVDTVVGLDAGADDYVTKPFRLAELLARVRALLRRGATEPAAAPATHGVRIDVESHRAWMGEEELQLTAKEFDLLRVLVRDAGRVVTRDQLMREVWDTTWWSSTKTLDMHISWLRKKLGDDAANPRYIATVRGVGFRFEKN
- a CDS encoding ATP-binding protein, which produces MRRRLINSTLAVVLVVIAVFGVSLVIVETRTISNSAQESVDSEALRLVSVIEAKVLEHERVDDGVLADQIGPDRFARIEIPGGPPIEVGQRPSGSVIRGTATGDQGERVTVEESRATVTREVGRSLMIIGAVALLAVVAAVLLAVRQANRLASPLTDLAETAERLGSGDPRPRHKRYGVPELDRVADVLDASAERIARMLTAERRLAADASHQLRTPLTALSMRLEEISATDDPDTVKEEANVALTQVERLTDVVERLLTNARDPRTGSAVAFDLDEVVKQQIEEWRPAYRSAGRAIVCSGKQGMRAVGTPGAVAQVLAALIENSLMHGGGTVALRTRVTGNQAVIEVTDEGPGVPADLGARIFERTISGRNSTGIGLAVARDLAEADGGRLELLQQQPAVFALFLSREARPRREEPEHTVR
- a CDS encoding 5-(carboxyamino)imidazole ribonucleotide synthase, giving the protein MTFPVVGMVGGGQLARMTHEAGIPLGIRFKLLSDTPQDSAAQVAGEVVVGDYRDLDTLRAFARGCDVITFDHEHVPTEHLRVLEAEGIPVRPGPDALVHAQDKGVMRARLDAIGAPSPRHRIVADPADAAAFAAEAGGFPVILKTVRGGYDGKGVWIVRSEEDAEPPFRAGVPVLAEEKVDYRRELAANVVRSPHGQAVAYPVVESRQVDGVCDTVISPAPDLDGELAGQAQQLALRIAHELGVVGHLAVELFETADGRVLVNELAMRPHNSGHWTQDGAITSQFANHVRAVLDLPLGDPRPRATWTVMANVLGGDYPDMYQGYLHCMARDPQLKIHMYGKDVKPGRKVGHVNTYGDDLDDVLARARHAADYLRGTITE